The Alistipes megaguti sequence GATTTCCGCAGCCATTACGGGGCCGGGATCCGCTCCGTGCGACGGGGCGGTGAGGAGCTGCCGCCCGAATCGGTCATCTTCCGGGCGGGAGACACGCTGGTGCTCGAGACCGACGGAACGTTCATCGACCGCTGGGGCGATTCGCGGGTCTTCCTGATGCTGAACAACGGCTCGGAACACCGCCCGGTCTGTCCGCGGTGGAAGAAGTGGCTGGCGCTTGCGCTGCTCGTGGTGATGATCGCCGGGGCCACCTTCGGCAGCATGCCCTTCATGGCGGATCTCGTACCGGGCATGCGGCTTGACATGTTCTTCTGGGTCTGCGTGGTGGCGGTGCTGATGGCCTGCTTCGGGATCTTCCCGGCCAAGAAATACACGAAATTCATCTCGTGGGATATTCTGGTGACGATCGCCTCGGCGCTGGCTATCAGTCGGGCGATGGTCAACTCGGGGCTGGCCGACTGGATCGCCTCGGGGTTGTCGCAACTGTCGTCTGCGGCATCGCCGTGGGCCGTGCTGGCCGTGCTCTACATCACGACCAATCTCATCACCGAATTCATCACCAACAATGCGGCGGCAGCCTTTGCCTTTCCCGTGGCGCTGTCGGCGTCCGCCCACCTCGGGGTGGATCCGATGCCCTTTTTCGTGGCAATCTGCATTGCGGCCTCGTGCAGCTTCTCCTCGCCGATCGGCTACCAGACGAACATGATCGTGCAGGGAATCGGCAACTACCGCTTCCGCGATTTCGTGCGTATCGGTCTGCCGTTGAATCTCATAGCCTTTGTGGTTTCGATGGTCCTGATCCCGCTGTTCTGGCCCTTCGAACCGCTGATCTGAAACCGAAGAACATGGAAAACATTCATCCGATATTCGACCGTATGGAGTCCCGCGCGGAGAAGGAGCGACAGCTCGGCCACCGCGGTGCGGTCGTCTGGTTTACGGGGCTCTCGGGCTCGGGGAAGAGTACCCTGGCCATCGCCCTTGAACGGGCCCTCTCGGCCCGGGGCATCCTGTGCCGGATCCTCGACGGCGACAACGTCCGCTGCGGCATCAACGCCGGACTGGGTTTCTCGGAGGCCGACCGCCGCGAGAACATCCGCCGCGTGGCCGAAGTGTGCCGGCTCTTCGTCGATACGGGCGTTGTGGTGCTGGCCTGCTTCGTGAGCCCGACGCGGGAGCTGCGGCAGATGGCCGCCGGGATTGTCGGCGAGCGGGACTTTCTGGAGGTCTACGTCTCGACGCCTCTTGCCGAGTGCGAGCGGCGCGACGTGAAGGGGCTCTACGCCAAGGCCCGACGGGGTGAGATCCGCGACTTTACGGGCATCTCGGCGCCGTTCGAGGAGCCCGACGCTCCGGCGCTGCGGCTCGATACGTCGGGACGGTCGGTCGACGGGTGTGTCGACCGGCTTCTGGAGCGGCTGCTGCCGGCAATTGAACTGAAAAAGGACACAGAAACAGAACAACAATAAGATGAAAGAGTATCAGCTGAGCCATCTGAAGACGCTCGAAGCCGAAGCCATACACATCATCCGGGAGGTGGCGGCCGAATTCCGCAATCCGGTGATGCTCTACTCCATCGGCAAGGATTCGTCGGTGATGGTGCGTCTGGCCGAGAAGGCCTTCTATCCGGGCAAGGTTCCCTTCCCGTTGATGCACATTGATTCGAAATGGAAATTCCGCGAGATGATCGAGTTCCGCGACGCCTATGCGAAGAAATACAACTGGAATCTGATTGTCGAGTACAACAGAAAGGCTTACGAGGCGGGTGTAGGGCCCTTTACGCACGGCAGCCGCGTACATACCGATCTGATGAAGACGCAGGCGCTGCTCATGGCGCTGAAGAAGTACGGCTTTGATGCGGCGTTCGGCGGAGCGCGGCGCGACGAGGAGAAGAGCCGGGCCAAGGAGCGGATCTTCTCGTTCCGCAACGAGTTCCAGCAGTGGGATCCGAAGAACCAGCGTCCCGAGTTGTGGGACATCTACAACACGCGGGTCCACGAGGGGGAGAGCATCCGGGTCTTTCCGCTGTCGAACTGGACGGAACTCGACGTGTGGCAGTACATCCGCCAGGAGCGGATTCCGATCGTACCGCTCTACTTTGCCAAGGAGCGTCCGGTGGTCGAGGTGAACGGTAACCTGATCATGGTTGACGACGACCGCATGCCCGAGGAGTTGCGGCGCAGGGCCGAGATGCGCAAGGTTCGCTTCCGCACGCTGGGGTGCTACCCGCTGACGGGGGCCATCGAGAGCGAGGCCGACACGATCGAGAAGATCATCGAGGAGATGATGACCACGACCCGCTCCGAGCGCACGACGCGTGTGATCGACTTCGACCAGGAGGGGAGCATGGAGCAGAAAAAACGCGAAGGATACTTTTAAAGAGAGACGAACATGGCACTCAGCATAGAGGAATTTCTGGCACAGGACGAACGCAAGGACCTGTTGCGCTTTTTGACGGCCGGGTCGGTCGACGACGGCAAGTCGACGCTCATCGGGCGGCTGTTGTACGACAGCAAGCGGCTCTACGAGGACCAGCTCGACGCCCTTGAGCGGGACAGCAAGCGGTGCGGCAACGCCGGCGACCATATCGACTACGCCCTGCTGTGCGACGGACTGAAGGCCGAGCGCGAACAGGGCATCACCATCGACGTGGCCTACCGCTACTTCGCCACCAACCGCCGCAAGTTCATCATCGCCGACACGCCGGGTCACGAGCAGTATACGCGCAACATGATCACCGGCGGATCGACGGCCAATCTGGCCATCATTCTGGTCGATGCCCGCACGGGGGTCATCACCCAGACACGTCGCCACAGCTATCTGGTCTGGCTGCTCGGCATCCGGCATATTGTTTTGGCGGTCAACAAGATGGATCTGGTGGACTACTCTGAGGCGCGTTTCCGCGAGATTGTCGACGAATACAAGACGTGGCTTTCGTCGCAGGGACTCGACATTCCGGATCTGCAATGCATCCCGCTTTCGGCGCTCGAGGGCGACAACGTCGTCGACCCGAGTCCGCGCACGCCCTGGTACAAGGGTCCGTCGCTGCTGAACTTTCTGGAGACGGTCGAGATCGACCTGGACATCAACATGCACGATTTCCGTTTTCCGGTCCAGTATGTGCTGCGCCCCGACGCCGATTTCCGCGGCTACAGCGGTAAGATCGCCTCGGGCATCGTGCGGCGCGGCGACCGGGTCGTGGCGCTGCCGTCGGGCCATACGTCGCGTATTGCGCGCATCGTCACCTACGACGGTGATCTGGAGGAGGCCTTTGCCCCGCAGTCGGTGACGCTTACGCTGGAGGATGAGATCGACCTTTCGCGCGGCGAGATGCTCGTCCACCCGGATGATCTTCCCCACGTCGGCCACCGCTTCCGGGCCATGATGGTTTGGATGGACGAGGAGCCGCTGGACCGTTCGAAGGCCTTCTACCTGAAGCATACGACCCGCACGACGCGGGCTCATGTCGGGACGATCCACCACCGCGTGGAGATCAACGTCGGCGAGCAGGTCGAGGCCGACGGCATGAAACTCAACGAGATCGCGCTGGTGTCGCTCGTTACGGACTCGCCGCTGATCTACGACGGTTACCGCGAGAACCGCCAGACGGGGGCCTTCATCCTGATCGACCCGGTGACGAACTTCACCTCGGCCGTCGGCATGATCGTGGCGCCGGACGAGGAGACGTCGGCCGGGGATTCCGACCGCATCGTCATCGACCTTGCGGCGTGCGGCATTGCTCCGGAACACGACGAGGCGATTGCCGAATTCTGCCGGGCCTTGCGCCGCCAGACCGGCATCGAGGTGGAATGTACCCGAAAATAGTGTGACGATGAGCCTTTTCCGACTGAATTTCGATACGCTGCCGGTCAATACGCTGGTGGGCGCCGACCGGAGAACCTTCCGCGAGGTGACGCGCGGGGCGGAGATCGACCCGTCGTGCCGCGGCAAGTACCGGCTGACGCGTCTGGTGCGGGGCATGCTCGACCCCTTCTACCTGCTCAACGAGCGCCGCTACGATCGGCTGCCCGAGCGGACGGATCTCGAACCGCCGGTCTTTATCATCGGCCATTGGCGCAGCGGCACGACCTATGCGCACAACCTGCTTTCGTGCGACGACCATTTCGGCTGCTGCACGACCTACCAGACGGTCTTTCCGCATCTGATGCTGTGGGGGCGACCCTTCTTCGAGCGTTGCATGGCGGCGGTGATGCCCTCGTCGCGCCCGACCGATTCGATGCGTCTCGGGGTGGAGCTCCCGCAGGAGGAGGAGTTCGCGCTGAGCAACATGACCCCCTGCTCGCATTACCATTTCTGGATGTTCCCCCACCGCATGGCCGAATACCGCGAACGCTTTCTGACCTTCGAACGGGCGACCGACCGGGAGCGCGAGGAGTTCCTTGCGGCCGAGGACAAGGTGATGCGTATCGCACTGCAGGTCTCTGGCCGGCGGCAGTTCCTGAGCAAGAATCCGCCCCATACGGGTCGTGTGGCGATGCTGCTCGAACGCTATCCGCAGGCGCGGTTCATCTATCTGGTCCGCAACCCCTACGTGGTCTACGAATCGACGCACAACTTCTTCCGCCAGACGATCAATGCCGTGGGAATGCAGCGCATTACGGACGAGGCGCTCGACCGCGAAATCCTGCTCAACTACCGGGCGCTGTACGAGAGCTACGAGTCGGCGCGGGGGACGATCCCCGAAGGACAGCTCTTCGAGGTGCGCTTCGAGGATCTGCAGGAGTCGCCGCTTGAGATCGTCGAACTGATCTACGACCGGCTCTCGCTGGGCGATTTCCAACAGGTCCGGCCCGCCATGGAGCGTTATCTGGCCACCTTGCGCGGTTACCGCAAGAAGCGCTACGAATTCGACTCGCGGACGATCGAACGGGTCGAGAGTCACTGGGGCGATGCCCTTCGCGAGTGGGATTATCAGCTCTAACCTCTTCGGGTCGGCCCCATCCGCTGTTCCTGATTGGGACCTTTCCCTTGCTCTGATTGGGCCCCCGGCTTGATTCCACACAATCGGATCCGACCTTTGAGGACGGGTTCGATTTTTTATTCCTGCCGGAGCACCGCAGGGAACAATCTGTCGGGAAAATCGGTATCTTTGTGGCCGTAACAGAGCCAAAAAGAGCCAAAAAGATGGATATTTCGAAAATCAACAAGGTGGAGATCCGCAACCTTCAGCGGCAGGACTATGACCAGCTGGCCTCCTCTTTCACACGGGTCTATGCCGACGGGAGCGACGTATTCTGGACCCCGGCCCAGATCGACAAACTGATCCGCATCTTCCCCGAGGGGCAGATCGTGGTGGTGGTGGATGACAAGATCGTGGGTTGCGCCCTCTCGATCATCGTGAATTACGACCTGGTGAAGGGCGACCACACCTACGCCCAGGTGACCGGCAACGAGACCTTCGACACCCATACGCGCAAGGGCAACATCCTCTACGGCATCGAGGTCTTCATCCACCCCGACTACCGCGGACTGCGCCTCGGCCGCCGCATGTACGAATACCGTAAGGAGCTGTGCGAGAAGCTCAACCTGAAGGCGATCATGTTCGGCGGTCGCCTGCCCAACTACCACAAGTATGCCGACCGGATGCGTCCGAAGGAGTATATCGACAAGGTTCGCAAGCGTGAGATCTACGATCCGGTGCTGCTGTTCCAGTTGTCGAACGACTTCCACGTGCGCAAGGTGATGCGCAATTACCTGCCCAACGACGAGGAGTCGCGCCACTTCGCCTGCCTGCTGCAGTGGGACAACATCTACTACCAGGCCCCCACCGAAGAGTACGTGCAGCCGAAGACCACGGTGCGTGTGGGGCTGGTCCAGTGGCAGATGCGTACCTATACGACCCTGGACGACCTGTTCGAACAGGTGGAGTTCTTCGTCGATTCGGTGAGCCGCTACCAGAGCGACTTCGTCCTCTTCCCCGAGTATTTCAACGCCCCGCTCATGGCTCGCTTCAACAACGACGGCGAGTCGCAGGCCATCCGCGGACTGGCCGGCTATACGGACGATATCCGCGAGCGGTTCGTGGGGCTGGCCATCAAGTACAACATCAACATCATTACGGGCAGCATGCCCTATATCCGCGAGGACGGACTGCTCTACAACGTCGGATTTCTCTGCCGGCGCGACGGTTCGTACGAGATGTACGAGAAGCTGCACGTGACGCCCGACGAGATGAAGTGCTGGGGTCTGAGCGGCGGCAAGGCGATCCGGACCTTCGAGACCGACTGTGCGCGGATCGGCGTGCTGATCTGCTACGACGTGGAGTTCCCGGAGCTGTCGCGCATCATGGCCGACGAGGGAATGCAGATTCTCTTCGTGCCGTTCCTCACCGATACGCAGAATGCCTATTCGCGGGTTCGGGTCTGCGCCCAGGCGCGCGCCATCGAAAACGAGTGCTTTGTGGCCATTGCGGGCAGTGTGGGCAACCTGCCGCGGGTCCACAACATGGACATCCAGTATGCGCAGTCGGGGGTCTTCACGCCGTGTGACTTTGCCTTTCCGACGGACGGCCGCCGGGCCGAGGCGACACCCAATACGGAGATGATCCTTATTTCGGATGTGGACCTCGATCTGCTGAACGAGCTGCACACTTACGGCAGTGTCCGCAATCTGAAGGACCGCCGTCACGATCTGTACGAATTGCGCGTGCGGAATCGGTAGCCGGGAGCGTGCTGCATCGATGGTTGAGCGCTGGAGTTGCTGTTCTACCCTACGACTGATGTAAGCCTCCGCGACGAAGAGCCGCGGGGGCTTGTTTTTTTGCGGAAGCCGCTCTGGAGATGTGAAAGCACTGGTTGGTAGAATGTTATCCACCATGTAGCTTTCGGGGGCAGGATCTCCTCGTCGGACGAATCTGAAAAAAGGCGGAAAAATATGGGGAAAAAGTTTGTGGAATCGGAAAATAGCGTTATCTTTGCACTCGCAATACCGAAAGGGGTGCGTTAGTTCAGCTGGTTAGAATACGTGCCTGTCACGCACGGGGTCAGGGGTTCGAGTCCCCTACGCACCGCCAGAAAGGGTGTAAATCAAGTAGTTACAAGATTTACACCCTTTTTTACACCCCAAAATCAAGCAACTATATTATTTTTCTTGAGTGTAATCTCGAGTCCGGCTATGTAGATCTCTACAATCTGGAGATGATTGCCGCCTCGTCATTCCGTGTGGGCAGTATGGAATCCGAAGCCTTCCGAAAATGGCTGCTTTACCGACCACAGCAGAAAATGATCGTCATGCAGATCGAATCGGATGAACTTTGTCCGGTAAGTTAATCCCTCATACTACCCGATAGAAAAGAGCAATTCCATCATGGAATTGCTCTTTTTGTTTGAGGCCGGGAAACAGGAATCTATCGGCTCTCTCCTATCCGATCTGCAGGGTGAAGGTCACCCTGTGATCGGTATTGCTTGTCAGGCGCAGCGAACCGTCGTGGAGCAGCATGATCCGCCGCGAGAGGTTCAGCCCGATACCCGAACCGTCGGGTTTGGTCGTGTAGAAGGGGGTGAAGATATTCTCGGCAACCTCCGCCGGGATGGCTCCGCCGTTGTTGCTGAACTCGATGATGACGTGTTCGGCCGCGTCGATGCGCGAGCGGATCCGGATCTCACCGTCCGGCCGTCCGGCCGTCGCCTCGCGGGCGTTCTTGAGCAGATTGACGGCCACCTGTCCCAGCTGGGCCTTGTCGGCGTAGATCATCGTGTCGGCCGGCTCGATGTCGACATGGATCTGCAGGGCATCGCCTGCGGCCGCCGTCAGCGCCACGGCCTGCCGGATGAGTTCGCGCACCTCGAAGGGCTCGCGCTGCGGTGCCGGGATCCGCGTAAAGCGCCGGTAGCTGTCGACAAAGGAGACCAGGCGGCGGCTCGTTGCCGAGATGGTCTCCAGACCGCGTCGAACATCGGGATCCAGCGGGCGGTCGATATGAAGCAGCGTGTCGCTGAGCGAGGTGACAGGCGCCAGCGAATTCATGATCTCGTGGGTCAGGATGCGTGAGAGTTTGCTCCACGACTCGATCTGGATCTCGCTCACCTCGCTGTTGATATCGCTCACGGAGATCACCCGCCGGTGACGGTCTTCGAGCGTAATCTCCGAACATCCCAGCGTCAGGGCCATCTCGCCCGTCTCGGTCGAGCACGTGACGCGGAGCTTCTCTCCGGGGCGGATGGCCGCCAAGGCCCGTGCCGCTTCGGGTACAGTCCCCTCCAGCTGTCGGATGTGGGTCAACTGCTGCAGGCCGAAGATGCGCAGCGCCTCGCTGTTTGCCTGGTAGACGCTTCCCGTGTCGTTGACGGTAATCAGCCCCGTCTGTGCACTCTCCATGATGAGCTGGTAGTAGCGCTCGCGCTCTTCGGCCCGCAGTTTGGTCCGCGTGAGGATCTCCTTGATGCGGTTGAGCGCGGCGTTGAGCATGGTGTTATCGACCTTTGAGGGGTCTTCGTTGAAGCGGAACGAGAGGTCGTCGCTGTCAATGGCGTTGAACATGAAGGTGATGCGCCGCACGGAATCGCCGTATTGGTGCAAAATCCGGTAGAACTCCAGCACCATGAGCGGGATGGTGATCAGCAGCAGCGGGTAGAGCCGCTGCGCCACGAACCACCCGCTGACAAGTGCCGCGGCGGCGAGCAGTCCCGCATGGGTGATGATGGGACCATATGCAATGCCCTTGGGGAGTTTCATAGTCCGTAGCGTTTGATCTTGTTGTAGAGGGTCTGGCGCGTGATGCCCAGCTGGCGGGCCACCTCGGTCATGTTGCCGCCGCAGCGCTCCATGGCCCGGGCGATCATCGAACGCCCATCTCGTCGAGGGTCGTGACGTCGGAGTCGGCTGCGGGGGCCGGAGCAGCTGCTGGGCGCAGCAGCTGCGTCGAGGGGGTTATCACGGGGCCGTCGCAGAGGATGACGGCCTTTTCCACGGTATGCTGCAACTCGCGGATGTTGCCCGCCCAGGGATAGGTCTCCATCTCACGGAGAGCCTCCGCGTCGAAACCTTCGATCGCCTTGCCGTATTTCGCGGCATAGCGGCGCAGAAAACCCTCGGCCAGCGGGTGAATGTCCATGCGGCGCTGGCGCAGGGGCGGCAGGTCGATATGAATGGTGTTGATACGGTACAGGAGGTCTTCGCGGAACGCACCCTGCTCGACCATCTTGTAGAGGTCGCGGTTCGTGGCCGAGATCAGACGGATGTCGACCGTGACGGGAGTGTTGCTCCCCACGCGGACGATGCGGCCGCTCTGGAGCGCCGTGAGCAGTTTCGACTGGAGGTGCGGCGGCAGGTTGCCGATCTCGTCGAGGAAGAGCGTGCCGTGGTTGGCCACCTCGAACTTGCCGGCGCGATCCGCCCGGGCATCGGTGAAGGCCCCCTTGACGTGGCCGAAGAGCTCGCTCTCGAAGAGCGTCTCGGGCAGGGCTCCCATGTCGACGGGGACCATCAGCTCGTTGTGGCGGGCCGAGCGGCGGTGGATCTCGCGGGCGAGCATCTCCTTGCCCGTTCCGTTCTCGCCCGTGATAAGGATGTTGGCGTCCGTTGCGGCCACCTTTTCGACCAGTTCGCGGATACGTGCCATCGCCGGGCTCGTGCCCCAGAACATTGGCTCTTCGTTGGTCAGCTCGCGCTTGATCTCCTTCAGCTGCTTCACCTCGCGCTGCGAACGCGAGAGGTTGTAGGCCCCCTGCAGGGCGGCGACCAGCCGTTCGTTGTCCCACGGCTTGACGACGAAGTCGACCGCTCCGTCGCGCATGGCCCTCACCGCAAGGTCGATGTCGGCATAGGCCGTAAAGAGCACCACCTGGATGTCCGGATAGTTGCGGTGAATCTCCTGCAGCCAGTAGAAGCCCTCGTTGCCGGTGTTGATGCCGGCCGAGAAGTTCATGTCGAGCAGGATGACGTCGACCGGCTCGCGGCGCAGCGTCGTCATCAGTTGGTTGGGCGTCGGGAGCGTCAGCACGCGGGCGAAGTAGTTACCCATGAGCAGCTGGACGGCTGCCAGAATGCTGCGGTTGTCGTCGACGACAACCGCAGCGCACCCTCCTTTTCTTTGGCCATGTTGCGGATCTTTGCGGGAGCCGGCAGGAAGCGGATCGCTCGACGGCTCCCGCATCTCCGGCGAAACGGCTCCGGGGTTTCGGTGGGATAAAAATAGTGTTTTCAAGGGAAAAACGGGGGCCTGCCGTCCAGATTTTTTACGCGAGTGTAAAAATATTTTACGATCTTCGCGCAGCATCTGAATTGTTATCTTTTGTATATCAATCGTTTAATCATTTTGGCACACGGATGGCAACATTTCGGGTGAAAATCAAGAAAGTCTGAAATCCGTATGAAAAGAGCGGTTTTGATTGCATGGATGTCCATTTTTTGGACACTCTTCCAGATAAATTCATTGGTTGCAACCCCCGGGCAGTCGGGCGCGGCAGCCGATTCGGTGGCTCTCCCTGTCTCCGCGACGGTCGACTCCGCAGCCACAACGCCGGCTCCCGTTGCGAAGGCCCCGGGGCTCGATTTCGCTGCCAGTTCGTCGGCCGACTCCGCCGCAACCGTTACCGGGGCGGGGACTGCTCCGGAGGAAGAGCCGATGTCGCTGGAGGCGTGCATGCGCTATGCCGTCGAGCACAGCCCCGCCGTGCAGCGCCAGGCCTACACCAACCGCAACTACCGTCAGGATTATATCGAATCCGTCGCCGCGTTGGTCCCCTCGGTGAGCGGCACGGTCGGCGTCTCGACCAGCTTCGGCCGTTCGGTCGACCCCGAGACGAACACCTATACCGATGTCTCGAACTTCGACAACTCCTACTCCCTGTCGGGGCAGCTGCCTCTGTTTGCCGGGCTGACCGGCATCAACACCGTACGTGCCGCCCGCGTCATGCGCCTGCAGGGGGTCGAGGAGTTGCAGCTGGCCCGCGACGAGATCGCCCTGAAGACCATGCAGGCCTATTTCGACGTGGTCTACTACACCGAGAGCGTGCGGCTGGCACGCGAGCAGCTCAAGACCAGCACGGCCGAACTCGAGAAGAGTCGCAAACTCTTCGAACTGGGGTTGAAGAGTGCTGCCGACGTGGCGGAGGTCGAGTCGCAGCAGGCTTCGGACGACTACCTCCTGACGCAGCAGGAGAACAACCTCGCGCTGGCCGAAATCACCCTCTCCGAGGCGATGAACTACCCGGCCGACCGGCCGCTTCGCATCGACACGGCGGTGGAGATCGAGACCCCGGCCGGTGTCGCCCCCTTCGACGAGGTGCTCGGCAATGCGCTGGAGTACAACCCCAAGGCGGTGGCGGCACGGCACGACGTGCGCCATTCGAAGTTGCAGTTCTCCATCGCCAAGGGCAATCTCTATCCGTCGATCTACGTCGGGGGCGGCTACTCGACCAACTTCTTCATGACCCTCGACGACCGTTCGCTCTATGCCTCGTTCCCCAACCAGTTCCGCGACAACCGCGGCTTCTACGTCTCGGCGCAGCTGTCGGTCCCGATCTTCGGGGGGCTTGCGCGCCGCACCTCGATGAACCGCGCCCGCAACAACTGGCGCATCGCCGAGCAGACCCGCACGGAGACCCTCCGCACGCTCCAGAGCGAAGTGGCGCAGGCCTACCAGCAGATGCTGGGCTACGGCAAGGAATTCGTCCAGGCCTCGAAGAAGAGCGACGCCGCGCGGCTGGCCTACGAGGCTGTCGCGGGCAAGTACGAGCGCGGCATGGTCTCGGCCATCGACTTGCAGACGGCTGCCGACAAGCTGCTCCAGGCCCGCTCCGAGCGGCTGCGCGCCCGGCTGCAGTACATCATCAAGGTACGGCTGGTGGCCTACTACAACGGCGAACCGCTGATCCGTTAAACCCGGAAAAAACAACACAACCATGGATATTCGCATTGAAAAGAAAAAGGGGCTGCGCGCTCTCTTCACCCGGCGGGGCATTCCCTATCTGGCCGGAGCCGTGCTACTGGTTTTCGTGGTGTGGCTGCTCGTGCGCGGCAACTCCTCGACGCTGCGTGTCGATGCCCGCACGATCTCCGTCGGGACAGTCGCCCGCGGCGAGTTCAACGACTACATCCGCGTCACGGGGCAGGTGCAGCCCATCACGACCGTGCAGTTGAGCCCCCTCGAGGCGGGCGTCGTCGAGCGGCTTGTGGTCGAGGAGGGTGCCTCGGTCCACAAGGGCGACGTGCTCGTGGAGCTGAGCAACACGTCGCTGACGCTCGAGATCCTGAACAGCGAGGCTGAGCTGGCCGAGAAGCAGAACATCCTGCGCAACACGCTCATTTCGATGGAGCAGCAGAAGCTCGACCTGCGGCTCGACAAGGTGCAGCTGGACCTCGACGTCGAGCGCAAGCACCGCACCTGGCAGCAGAACGAGGAGCTCTACCGCAGCAATCTCATAGCGCGCGAGGATTGGCTCCAGTCGAAGGAGGATTACGAACTGGCCGCCAAGAAGCGCGAGCTGAACATCGAGCGGCAGGTGCAGGATTCGCTCTACCGCACGGTGCAGATCGAGCAGATGGAGGAGAACCTCGCCAACATGAAGCGCAACATGGAGCTCATCCGCCAGCGCATCGGCAACCTGCAGGTCAAGTCGCCGATCGACGGCGAGGTGGGGCTGCTGGACGTCGTGCTGGGACAGTCGGTCTCGTCGGGACAGAAGATCGGCCAGGTGAACGACCTGTCGGACTACAAGGTCGAGGCGCAGATCGACGAGAGCTACATCGACCGTGTGCGGGCGGGGCTCGACGCCACCTTCGAGCGGCAGGACACCGCCTTCACGATGCGTCTGAGAAAGGTCTACCCCGAGGTGCGCAACGGGCAGTTCCGCGCCGACTTCACCTTCGTGGGGGCCCATCCGCGCAACATCCGCAGCGGCCAGACCTACTACCTCCATCTCGAACTGGGGCAGCCGACCGATGCGGTGATCATCCCCCGCGGCTCGTTCTACCAGTCGACGGGCGGCGTCTGGATCTACGTCCTCGCGCCCGAGGGCGACCGCGCCTACAGGCGCCAGATCCGCATCGGACGCCAGAACCCGCAGTACTACGAGGTGCTCGAGGGACTGGAGCCGGGCGAGCGCGTCATCGTCTCGGGATACGAGAACTACGGCGCCAACGACGTGCTGATTCTCAACAAATAGAGCCATGAAGATTGCCTTCCATAACTTTCTCACCACGCTGCGGCGCTACAAGACCTCGTCGTTGCTCAACATCGTCGGGCTGACGATGGCCTTCACGGCCTTCTACGTCATTCTGGTGCAGGTGCGCTGGGAGATGACCTTCAACCGCGCCATCCCCGATGCCGGCCGCATCTACCTCGTCGCTTCCCTCTCGCCGTTCGACGAGACGGAGTACTCGATCAATTCGCCGCGCCCCGAAGGGGAACAGCTTATCGCTCAATCGCCCGAAATTGTGGCCGGCGGCTGCATCCGCCCCTGGCACTGGGAGCAACCCGTATGGGTGCGTCGGGGCGGCGACCTGCTCCGTCTTCAGGGGTCGTTCAACGAGGTATCGGCCGGGTTTGTCGAAACCATGGGGCTGCAGGCCCTCGAAGGAGAGCTGAAGGCTCTCAAACAACCCAACAGCGTTGCCCTTGCGCGTTCGCAGGCCGAACGGCTCGGGTTGCGCGTCGGCGACGTCCTCTGGTTCGGCGACGAGGAGAACCGTCGTCCCGAAGTGCAGAAGGAGGTCGTAGCCGTCTATGAGGATTTCCCGGCGAACAGCACCTTTGCCGACGTCGTCGCCGTGACCGACGTCGGCGACCGGGACATGCCCCCCTCCTACTGGAACGACTGCTATTTCGTCCGTCTGCGCGCCGGGGCCGACCCCGAGGTGCTGGCCCGGCGCTGGGAGCAGATTCACGC is a genomic window containing:
- a CDS encoding efflux RND transporter periplasmic adaptor subunit produces the protein MDIRIEKKKGLRALFTRRGIPYLAGAVLLVFVVWLLVRGNSSTLRVDARTISVGTVARGEFNDYIRVTGQVQPITTVQLSPLEAGVVERLVVEEGASVHKGDVLVELSNTSLTLEILNSEAELAEKQNILRNTLISMEQQKLDLRLDKVQLDLDVERKHRTWQQNEELYRSNLIAREDWLQSKEDYELAAKKRELNIERQVQDSLYRTVQIEQMEENLANMKRNMELIRQRIGNLQVKSPIDGEVGLLDVVLGQSVSSGQKIGQVNDLSDYKVEAQIDESYIDRVRAGLDATFERQDTAFTMRLRKVYPEVRNGQFRADFTFVGAHPRNIRSGQTYYLHLELGQPTDAVIIPRGSFYQSTGGVWIYVLAPEGDRAYRRQIRIGRQNPQYYEVLEGLEPGERVIVSGYENYGANDVLILNK
- a CDS encoding TolC family protein; this translates as MKRAVLIAWMSIFWTLFQINSLVATPGQSGAAADSVALPVSATVDSAATTPAPVAKAPGLDFAASSSADSAATVTGAGTAPEEEPMSLEACMRYAVEHSPAVQRQAYTNRNYRQDYIESVAALVPSVSGTVGVSTSFGRSVDPETNTYTDVSNFDNSYSLSGQLPLFAGLTGINTVRAARVMRLQGVEELQLARDEIALKTMQAYFDVVYYTESVRLAREQLKTSTAELEKSRKLFELGLKSAADVAEVESQQASDDYLLTQQENNLALAEITLSEAMNYPADRPLRIDTAVEIETPAGVAPFDEVLGNALEYNPKAVAARHDVRHSKLQFSIAKGNLYPSIYVGGGYSTNFFMTLDDRSLYASFPNQFRDNRGFYVSAQLSVPIFGGLARRTSMNRARNNWRIAEQTRTETLRTLQSEVAQAYQQMLGYGKEFVQASKKSDAARLAYEAVAGKYERGMVSAIDLQTAADKLLQARSERLRARLQYIIKVRLVAYYNGEPLIR
- a CDS encoding PAS domain-containing sensor histidine kinase, coding for MKLPKGIAYGPIITHAGLLAAAALVSGWFVAQRLYPLLLITIPLMVLEFYRILHQYGDSVRRITFMFNAIDSDDLSFRFNEDPSKVDNTMLNAALNRIKEILTRTKLRAEERERYYQLIMESAQTGLITVNDTGSVYQANSEALRIFGLQQLTHIRQLEGTVPEAARALAAIRPGEKLRVTCSTETGEMALTLGCSEITLEDRHRRVISVSDINSEVSEIQIESWSKLSRILTHEIMNSLAPVTSLSDTLLHIDRPLDPDVRRGLETISATSRRLVSFVDSYRRFTRIPAPQREPFEVRELIRQAVALTAAAGDALQIHVDIEPADTMIYADKAQLGQVAVNLLKNAREATAGRPDGEIRIRSRIDAAEHVIIEFSNNGGAIPAEVAENIFTPFYTTKPDGSGIGLNLSRRIMLLHDGSLRLTSNTDHRVTFTLQIG
- a CDS encoding bifunctional GNAT family N-acetyltransferase/carbon-nitrogen hydrolase family protein; its protein translation is MDISKINKVEIRNLQRQDYDQLASSFTRVYADGSDVFWTPAQIDKLIRIFPEGQIVVVVDDKIVGCALSIIVNYDLVKGDHTYAQVTGNETFDTHTRKGNILYGIEVFIHPDYRGLRLGRRMYEYRKELCEKLNLKAIMFGGRLPNYHKYADRMRPKEYIDKVRKREIYDPVLLFQLSNDFHVRKVMRNYLPNDEESRHFACLLQWDNIYYQAPTEEYVQPKTTVRVGLVQWQMRTYTTLDDLFEQVEFFVDSVSRYQSDFVLFPEYFNAPLMARFNNDGESQAIRGLAGYTDDIRERFVGLAIKYNINIITGSMPYIREDGLLYNVGFLCRRDGSYEMYEKLHVTPDEMKCWGLSGGKAIRTFETDCARIGVLICYDVEFPELSRIMADEGMQILFVPFLTDTQNAYSRVRVCAQARAIENECFVAIAGSVGNLPRVHNMDIQYAQSGVFTPCDFAFPTDGRRAEATPNTEMILISDVDLDLLNELHTYGSVRNLKDRRHDLYELRVRNR